Proteins from a single region of Bartonella sp. M0283:
- a CDS encoding nitrogen regulation protein NR(II), with protein sequence MQQKTKNSEQNLARLVLDAVRHPVILVDKDNNIAYANADAEQFFKASSSVLARNKLETFLPFGSPLLSLINQVREKPKPVNEYHVDLSSPKLGYDKLVDIFVQPLPEIPGSVVVLFQEKSMAEKLDRQMTHRGAARSVTGLASMLAHEIKNPLSGIRGAAQLLESVVSDDDRQLTRLITDETDRIVALVDRMEVFSDERPIERFPVNIHTVLDHVKRLAQSGFAKKIKFIEKYDPSLPPVYANRDQLIQIFLNLVKNATEALGNVKNPTITLTSSYRPGIKLSVQGRHDKVTLPMEFCVEDNGPGVPKDIQENLFDPFITSKPNGSGLGLALVAKLVNDHGGVVECESQPGRTIFRVLLPMWRPEETEQKSSGESQ encoded by the coding sequence ATGCAACAAAAAACAAAAAATTCCGAACAAAATCTTGCAAGACTGGTGCTTGATGCAGTGCGACATCCGGTTATTCTTGTCGACAAGGACAATAACATCGCCTATGCCAATGCCGATGCCGAACAATTCTTCAAGGCGAGTTCTTCTGTATTGGCACGAAACAAGCTTGAAACATTTTTGCCTTTTGGCAGCCCTCTCCTCTCGCTTATTAATCAGGTCAGAGAAAAACCCAAACCGGTCAATGAATATCATGTCGATTTATCATCACCAAAACTCGGTTATGACAAGCTCGTCGATATTTTTGTTCAACCATTACCGGAAATACCGGGAAGTGTCGTTGTGTTGTTTCAGGAAAAATCTATGGCCGAAAAGCTTGACCGGCAGATGACCCATAGAGGGGCTGCCCGTTCTGTAACCGGCCTTGCTTCAATGCTTGCCCATGAAATAAAAAATCCGCTTTCTGGTATTCGTGGCGCTGCGCAACTTCTTGAAAGTGTCGTCAGCGATGACGACCGACAACTCACACGTTTGATTACCGATGAAACAGATCGTATCGTTGCTCTGGTTGATCGTATGGAAGTATTTTCAGATGAACGGCCGATCGAACGTTTTCCGGTTAATATTCACACAGTGCTTGATCACGTAAAAAGGCTGGCGCAAAGCGGTTTTGCAAAAAAGATCAAATTTATTGAAAAATATGACCCATCATTGCCTCCGGTCTATGCCAATCGTGATCAGCTTATCCAGATTTTCCTTAATCTCGTTAAAAATGCGACCGAAGCGCTGGGCAATGTAAAAAATCCGACAATTACGCTTACCTCGTCTTATCGACCGGGCATCAAGCTTTCCGTACAAGGGCGGCATGATAAAGTCACATTACCTATGGAATTCTGTGTCGAAGATAATGGACCGGGTGTTCCCAAAGACATACAGGAAAATCTTTTTGACCCCTTCATCACCAGTAAACCGAATGGATCCGGCCTCGGACTTGCACTCGTTGCAAAACTTGTGAACGACCATGGCGGGGTCGTCGAATGCGAGTCACAACCGGGGCGGACGATATTCCGCGTTCTCTTGCCCATGTGGCGGCCGGAAGAGACAGAACAAAAGTCAAGCGGAGAAAGCCAATGA